A window of the Parabacteroides merdae ATCC 43184 genome harbors these coding sequences:
- a CDS encoding sodium-dependent transporter: MVDNRVTFGSKLGVILATVGCAVGLGSIWRFPYMLGTNGGAAFLLIYILFMIFLGIPVMVTEFFIGRYSRSNTVGSFKKMAPGTKWCWIGYNGILAAFLILGFYAVVSGWTLEYVWQTVNGNLYSTPGVDFTAGFDNFSSNALRPIFWTAVFIGLTHFVIASGVEKGIERASKIMMPLLFFILVVMCVRSVTLPNAEAGLVYLFKPDFSKLTSSVVLSAVGQAFFSLSLGMGCLITYSSYFGKDTNMLATAWQVTIINTFVAVLAGIMIFPAVFSFGIAPSAGAQLVFITLPNVFEQLPFSSLWSLIFYILLAMAALTSTISLHEVVTAYIHEEFRMTRKRAAWLVSIGVFILGILSSLSFGLLKEFTIGGLIFFDALDYLTAKIMLPLGGMLTCIFVGTRVDKKILKAELTNEGTIKFRLFSIYVFFMKYVSPIAIGIVFLNELGLLDQLKKLF, encoded by the coding sequence ATGGTGGACAACAGAGTCACATTCGGTAGTAAACTCGGAGTTATCCTAGCTACCGTAGGATGCGCCGTAGGACTGGGAAGTATTTGGCGTTTTCCTTATATGTTAGGGACGAACGGCGGTGCCGCATTCTTGCTTATCTATATTCTCTTCATGATATTCTTAGGAATTCCGGTAATGGTAACCGAATTCTTTATCGGCCGCTACTCCCGCAGCAATACGGTCGGTTCGTTCAAGAAAATGGCCCCCGGGACGAAATGGTGCTGGATCGGATACAACGGCATCCTGGCCGCTTTCCTGATCCTGGGCTTCTATGCGGTCGTTTCCGGCTGGACACTCGAATACGTCTGGCAGACAGTAAACGGCAACCTCTACAGTACGCCGGGTGTGGACTTTACCGCCGGCTTCGACAACTTCTCTTCCAATGCACTCCGGCCGATCTTCTGGACAGCAGTCTTTATCGGACTGACGCATTTCGTGATTGCCTCAGGTGTGGAGAAAGGCATCGAACGGGCCTCCAAGATCATGATGCCACTCCTGTTCTTTATCCTGGTCGTGATGTGTGTACGCTCCGTCACGCTGCCAAATGCAGAAGCGGGACTGGTGTACCTGTTCAAACCGGATTTCAGCAAGCTGACTTCATCCGTTGTACTGAGTGCCGTCGGGCAGGCGTTCTTTTCGCTGAGTCTCGGCATGGGTTGCCTTATCACCTACTCTTCTTATTTCGGGAAAGACACCAACATGTTGGCAACAGCTTGGCAGGTGACGATCATCAATACTTTTGTGGCAGTCCTGGCAGGGATCATGATCTTCCCGGCAGTCTTCAGCTTCGGGATTGCCCCATCGGCAGGCGCCCAACTGGTATTCATCACTTTGCCCAATGTATTCGAGCAGTTACCGTTCAGCAGCTTGTGGTCGCTTATTTTCTATATCTTGCTGGCGATGGCGGCACTGACTTCTACCATTTCCTTGCATGAAGTGGTGACCGCCTATATCCATGAAGAGTTCCGTATGACAAGGAAAAGAGCGGCTTGGCTCGTTTCGATCGGTGTATTCATCTTAGGCATTCTCAGTTCACTCTCGTTCGGATTATTAAAAGAGTTCACGATAGGTGGACTGATCTTTTTCGATGCACTGGATTACCTGACGGCCAAGATCATGCTGCCGTTAGGAGGAATGCTGACCTGCATCTTCGTCGGAACACGTGTCGACAAGAAAATCCTGAAAGCCGAGCTGACCAACGAAGGGACGATCAAGTTCCGTCTCTTCTCCATTTATGTCTTCTTCATGAAATACGTTTCCCCGATCGCCATCGGCATCGTATTCCTAAACGAACTCGGCCTGCTTGACCAGCTGAAGAAACTATTTTAA
- a CDS encoding helix-hairpin-helix domain-containing protein, whose product MNWRDLLYFSKGERRALALLLCLITISWILLLWTNTKRMPIEAQTDAHRTENRQAPGERRIITGKNTSEGGKNFIRKESGPHPNKTKNTLKDKSPTLTGNNSYPTGKKRKGYTLYTRTEKYAPGTLVELNTADTTILKKVPGIGSTFARRIMKYRELLGGFYDVSQLAEVYGIDEERYQALAPWFIADTLHVRRLEVNALPAAALRKHPYLDYRQAKAIEQLRKQKSRLSGWENLQLIEEFTDTDKKRLTPYLSFK is encoded by the coding sequence ATGAACTGGCGCGACCTTCTCTACTTCTCCAAAGGCGAACGGAGAGCACTGGCTTTACTCCTTTGCCTCATCACTATTTCCTGGATCTTATTGCTTTGGACAAACACGAAACGGATGCCTATCGAAGCGCAGACAGATGCCCATCGAACGGAAAACCGACAAGCACCGGGCGAAAGACGGATCATCACCGGAAAAAATACATCCGAAGGGGGAAAAAATTTCATCCGGAAAGAATCCGGACCTCATCCGAATAAAACCAAGAATACCCTTAAAGATAAAAGTCCTACCCTTACAGGTAACAACTCCTACCCTACAGGCAAGAAGAGGAAAGGATATACCCTATACACTCGAACGGAAAAGTACGCGCCGGGAACCCTCGTCGAACTCAACACCGCCGACACCACGATCCTGAAAAAAGTCCCTGGCATCGGCAGCACCTTCGCTCGGCGGATCATGAAATACAGAGAACTCTTAGGGGGCTTCTACGATGTCAGCCAGTTGGCGGAAGTGTATGGGATCGATGAAGAACGCTACCAAGCCCTCGCCCCCTGGTTCATTGCCGACACGCTCCATGTACGCCGGTTAGAGGTCAACGCCTTACCCGCCGCCGCTCTCCGCAAACACCCTTACCTCGACTACCGACAGGCAAAAGCGATCGAACAGCTCCGGAAACAAAAAAGCAGGCTCTCCGGATGGGAGAACCTGCAATTGATAGAAGAATTTACAGATACGGACAAGAAACGGCTCACACCGTACCTGTCATTCAAATAA
- a CDS encoding DUF3037 domain-containing protein codes for MQGKHLYEYAVIRLVPKVEREEFFNVGIILFSKRAKYIKALYKVDENKLNLFSSELDRESLFANLHVFDKICSGTKEGGPIAALDVPERFRWLTAVRSASIQTSRPHPGFSDDLDQTLEILFRELVL; via the coding sequence ATGCAAGGAAAGCACTTATATGAATATGCCGTTATCCGTTTGGTCCCCAAAGTAGAACGTGAGGAGTTCTTTAATGTGGGAATTATTCTGTTCTCGAAAAGAGCGAAGTACATCAAGGCGCTTTATAAGGTAGACGAGAACAAGTTGAATCTGTTTTCTTCTGAGTTGGATCGTGAATCGTTGTTTGCCAATCTGCATGTTTTCGATAAAATCTGTTCCGGTACGAAGGAGGGCGGTCCTATCGCTGCTCTGGACGTCCCGGAACGGTTTCGGTGGCTGACAGCAGTGCGGAGTGCATCTATCCAGACTTCACGTCCGCATCCGGGTTTCTCCGATGACTTGGACCAGACGTTGGAGATACTGTTCAGGGAATTGGTTCTGTAA
- a CDS encoding RagB/SusD family nutrient uptake outer membrane protein → MKRIIYSFVSVCLLLSSCSMDETPQASVDKDTVFRTEKGLETYSYSFYNMLPSVSDGFRQDAMCDYGAVTSFDNFIREGAYSAELSSGWSWSDLRNINYFIENCTNEAVDESVRNNYIGLARFFRAYFYYEMVVRFGDVPWIDRTLGVDDELLYAPRDSRTIVMDHVLEDLDFACENISRTKDETGSLVTKWVAYALKSRICLFEASFRKYHTELGLTDSADEWYQEAVRAAETVMKESGHSIYTGEGTDASFRSLFISDKPVTSEVMLASCADAGLAVLGEANWWWTSGTYGARFSMIRTFVNTFLNTDGTPFTDRAGYETMEFYDECQNRDARLAQTIRTPGYERDGVPAAPNFNGYSYTGYQPIKYTLDDTKYDAGALNTNAIPLFRYAEVLLNYAEAKAELGTLTDADWANTVGVLRARAGITGGLSAKPTKVDAYFQQNYFPNISDPVILEVRRERSIELALEGFRFTDLKRWKRGELMTMRWTGIYVPALNVQMDLDKDGTPDVIFYKGEKPTGLPASCTPVSVGEGTQQGLTGADSGNLTWSDDDPRIWYDDGRQYYYPIPQSAIIKNGNLKQNPGW, encoded by the coding sequence ATGAAACGGATTATATATTCTTTTGTATCAGTCTGTTTACTCCTTTCGTCCTGCTCAATGGACGAGACACCGCAGGCTTCGGTGGACAAAGACACAGTCTTCAGGACGGAGAAAGGGCTGGAAACATATTCCTATTCTTTCTATAATATGCTCCCTTCCGTCAGTGACGGTTTCAGGCAGGATGCCATGTGCGATTATGGAGCGGTGACCAGCTTCGACAACTTTATCCGCGAAGGGGCTTACTCGGCCGAGTTGAGCAGCGGGTGGTCGTGGAGCGATCTGCGCAACATCAACTACTTTATTGAGAACTGTACGAACGAGGCGGTCGATGAATCTGTCCGTAACAACTATATCGGCTTGGCCCGCTTTTTCCGCGCTTACTTCTATTACGAGATGGTAGTACGTTTCGGCGATGTGCCTTGGATAGACCGTACGTTAGGTGTGGACGACGAGTTGCTGTATGCTCCCCGCGATTCGCGGACTATCGTCATGGATCATGTGTTGGAAGACCTGGACTTCGCTTGTGAGAATATCTCGCGGACGAAGGACGAAACCGGTTCTCTGGTGACGAAATGGGTGGCTTATGCGTTGAAATCCCGTATCTGCCTCTTCGAAGCTTCTTTTCGCAAGTATCATACGGAGTTGGGATTGACCGACTCGGCCGACGAATGGTATCAGGAGGCTGTCCGTGCTGCCGAAACGGTTATGAAGGAAAGCGGCCATTCTATTTATACGGGTGAGGGTACGGATGCTTCTTTCCGCTCGCTGTTCATCAGTGATAAGCCGGTAACTAGCGAAGTAATGCTGGCGAGCTGTGCCGATGCCGGGCTGGCTGTGTTGGGCGAAGCTAACTGGTGGTGGACTTCAGGCACGTACGGAGCGCGTTTCAGTATGATCCGTACCTTTGTCAATACTTTCCTGAATACGGATGGGACACCGTTTACGGATCGTGCCGGTTACGAGACGATGGAGTTCTATGACGAATGCCAGAACCGTGACGCACGCCTTGCCCAGACGATCCGCACACCTGGGTATGAACGCGACGGGGTGCCTGCCGCTCCTAACTTCAACGGTTATTCCTATACGGGCTACCAACCGATCAAATATACGTTGGATGATACCAAATACGATGCCGGTGCTTTGAATACGAATGCGATTCCGTTGTTCCGTTATGCCGAAGTCCTGCTGAACTATGCCGAGGCAAAAGCTGAGTTGGGGACGCTGACGGATGCGGATTGGGCGAATACGGTCGGTGTGCTGCGTGCACGCGCCGGTATCACTGGCGGTCTTTCTGCCAAGCCGACCAAGGTGGATGCTTATTTCCAGCAAAACTATTTCCCGAATATTTCCGATCCGGTCATCCTCGAAGTGCGTCGTGAGCGCTCCATCGAATTGGCTCTGGAGGGGTTCCGCTTCACCGACCTGAAGCGTTGGAAACGCGGTGAGCTGATGACGATGCGTTGGACTGGTATATATGTTCCCGCCTTGAATGTCCAGATGGACCTCGACAAAGACGGTACGCCGGACGTGATCTTCTATAAGGGAGAGAAGCCGACCGGTCTGCCTGCTTCCTGTACGCCTGTTTCGGTAGGAGAGGGCACGCAGCAGGGATTGACCGGGGCGGATTCGGGTAATCTGACTTGGTCGGACGATGATCCGCGTATCTGGTATGACGATGGCCGCCAGTATTACTACCCGATCCCTCAGTCGGCAATCATCAAAAATGGAAACCTGAAACAGAATCCGGGTTGGTAA
- a CDS encoding HipA family kinase: protein MELRTENVTRYIMPLREGGSLPALAEADDEFKYVVKFRGAGHGTKALIAELIGGEIARALGFRVPELVFLNLDEAFGRTEGDEEIQDLLQGSRGLNLGLHFLSGALTYDPVVTKVGAELASRIVWLDAFLTNVDRTFRNTNMLMWHKELWLIDHGASLYFHYSWVNWQKHAVSPFVQVKDHVLLPEASGLEEADAEMKRLLTEEKIREIVALIPDDWLHWSESPGRPQEIREIYIRFLCERLAHSETFIKEAQDARKALI, encoded by the coding sequence ATGGAATTACGAACAGAGAATGTGACGCGTTATATCATGCCTCTTCGGGAAGGCGGATCGTTGCCGGCATTGGCGGAAGCTGATGACGAGTTTAAATATGTCGTGAAGTTCCGTGGGGCAGGCCATGGGACGAAAGCGTTGATAGCCGAGCTGATTGGCGGTGAGATAGCCCGTGCACTTGGTTTCCGGGTTCCCGAGCTGGTCTTTCTGAATCTGGACGAAGCTTTCGGGCGTACCGAAGGTGATGAGGAAATCCAGGATCTGCTGCAAGGCAGCCGGGGATTAAACCTCGGCCTGCATTTTCTGTCGGGAGCTCTTACTTACGACCCGGTAGTGACGAAGGTCGGGGCTGAGTTGGCGTCCCGTATCGTGTGGCTGGATGCGTTTCTGACCAATGTAGACCGTACATTCCGGAATACCAATATGCTGATGTGGCATAAGGAACTGTGGCTGATCGATCATGGCGCTTCGCTTTATTTCCATTATTCATGGGTGAACTGGCAAAAGCATGCCGTAAGTCCGTTCGTGCAGGTCAAAGATCACGTGCTGTTGCCCGAAGCTTCCGGGTTGGAAGAGGCAGATGCCGAGATGAAACGCCTGCTGACGGAAGAGAAGATCCGGGAGATCGTGGCTCTGATTCCCGACGACTGGTTGCACTGGAGTGAAAGTCCCGGTAGGCCGCAAGAGATAAGAGAGATTTATATCCGGTTCTTATGTGAGAGACTGGCACATTCCGAAACATTTATAAAAGAAGCACAAGATGCAAGGAAAGCACTTATATGA
- a CDS encoding SusC/RagA family TonB-linked outer membrane protein, which yields MEIKSRVTRFAGLLCIAGALQGFPVIYSANPGGIISVARQGTYHLTGTIVDGYGEPVIGANVVEKGTTNGAVTDIDGKFSLEVAPDAVLTISFIGYISKEITLKGEKELKVALVEDTQTLDEVVVVGYGTQKKVNLTGAVEQVTSEVFDNRSVPNVTQALQGSIPNLNIQLTDGKPTRSASYNVRGTTSIGQGGSALVLIDGVEGDPSMLNPNDIASVSVLKDAASAAIYGARGTFGVVLITTKEPTKDKTSITYSGNFAMQKPVTVPDFVTDGYEYASHFYEAYHAWNNYSADPKNINKTQEFSLGWLEDFKRRKEQGITDEVTVDATGKYVYYGNEDYYDALYKKTTFAQDHNLSVTGNNGKLNYYVSGRFYGYDGLFRYNTDNYKMMNLRAKGSVQVFDWLKIENNMDFSNMDYHNPINVGEGGSIWRNISDEGHPTSPIFNPDGSLTFSAAYSVGDFIYGKNGIDTNNKVLKNTTGFTASFLENKLHVRGDFTFRNTDEGQTQRRIPVPYSTHEGQTVELSAKYNDLKESNMRTEYIATNLYADYEDTFGDAHYFKGMVGYNYEQSTYKSTYVQRNGLLLDDSENINLALGDAITTSGGYNRWRVAGGFFRLNYAFKDRYLLEVNGRYDGSSKFPTDQQWAFFPSVSGGWRVSEEAFWKVNPDLFSNLKIRASYGSLGNGNVSPYSFLELLSISTSGRVLNGLKNKYTSAPAVMPDGLTWETATTTDVGLDFGMLNNRLQFNGDYYIRKTTDMYTVGETLPDVFGASSPKGNYADMTTKGWEITLTWRDQFTLAEKPFNYEIRGTLSDYISTIDRYNNQTGNLDDYYAGKRVGEIWGYVTEGLFKDQADIDSHADQTLIQSSSKRITYPGDVKIKDLNGDHVIDYGNNTVDDHGDKTVIGNALPRYAYSINLSGDWNNFFLSAFFQGVGKQDWYPSSECIFWGQYNRPYNNMPTWHQGNYWTEDNTDAYLPRYAGYNASLKSTPQTRYLQNVAYIRLKNLQFGYTLPQPIVSKAKLQNVRVYISAENLWCWSPLYKHTRDLDVTNIYGSDPDLTDADMSSGLNGNRGSGDGNSYPQMKSVSLGLSVTF from the coding sequence ATGGAGATTAAGAGTAGAGTGACCCGATTTGCGGGTTTGCTATGTATCGCAGGTGCATTACAGGGATTCCCTGTAATCTATTCCGCCAATCCGGGCGGAATCATAAGCGTAGCCCGGCAGGGCACGTATCATCTGACAGGTACGATTGTGGATGGATACGGAGAACCCGTTATCGGAGCCAATGTAGTGGAAAAAGGAACGACTAACGGGGCGGTGACCGATATTGACGGGAAGTTTTCGCTGGAGGTAGCCCCTGACGCTGTGTTAACCATCTCTTTTATCGGATATATCTCGAAAGAAATCACACTGAAAGGAGAGAAAGAGCTGAAAGTGGCCTTGGTGGAAGATACGCAGACGCTGGACGAAGTGGTCGTGGTCGGTTATGGCACACAGAAGAAAGTGAACCTGACCGGAGCTGTCGAACAGGTGACCAGCGAAGTGTTTGACAATCGTTCCGTTCCCAATGTGACACAAGCCCTGCAAGGTTCGATCCCCAACTTGAACATCCAGTTGACTGACGGCAAGCCGACCCGTTCGGCGAGTTATAATGTCCGCGGTACGACTTCGATCGGGCAGGGTGGTAGCGCGTTGGTCCTGATCGACGGTGTGGAAGGTGATCCCTCGATGTTGAACCCGAACGATATCGCCAGCGTGTCTGTCTTGAAAGATGCCGCTTCGGCTGCCATCTATGGGGCGCGTGGTACTTTCGGGGTCGTACTGATCACCACCAAAGAGCCGACTAAGGACAAGACTTCCATTACCTATTCCGGAAATTTCGCCATGCAGAAACCGGTGACGGTTCCCGACTTCGTGACCGACGGATATGAATATGCCAGTCATTTCTATGAAGCCTATCATGCATGGAACAACTATTCGGCCGACCCTAAGAACATTAACAAGACGCAGGAATTCTCCCTCGGCTGGCTGGAAGACTTCAAAAGACGGAAGGAGCAGGGCATAACTGACGAGGTGACGGTCGATGCTACCGGCAAATATGTCTATTACGGCAACGAGGATTATTATGACGCCCTGTACAAGAAAACGACTTTCGCACAGGACCATAACTTGTCGGTGACCGGTAACAACGGGAAACTGAACTACTACGTTTCCGGACGGTTCTATGGCTACGACGGTTTGTTTCGCTATAATACCGACAATTATAAGATGATGAACCTGCGTGCGAAAGGTTCCGTACAGGTGTTCGACTGGCTGAAGATCGAGAACAATATGGATTTTTCCAATATGGATTACCATAACCCGATCAACGTCGGCGAAGGCGGCTCCATCTGGCGTAACATTTCCGATGAAGGTCATCCGACCTCGCCTATCTTCAACCCCGACGGTAGCCTGACTTTCTCGGCCGCTTATTCGGTCGGTGACTTTATCTATGGCAAGAACGGTATCGATACCAATAACAAGGTGTTGAAGAATACGACCGGCTTTACTGCTTCCTTTCTGGAAAACAAGTTGCACGTACGGGGCGACTTCACGTTCCGCAACACGGACGAGGGACAAACGCAACGCCGTATACCGGTTCCCTACAGCACGCACGAAGGGCAGACGGTCGAACTGAGCGCCAAATACAATGACTTGAAGGAAAGTAATATGCGGACCGAGTATATTGCGACCAACCTGTATGCCGATTATGAGGATACATTCGGTGATGCGCATTATTTCAAGGGTATGGTCGGTTACAACTATGAACAGTCTACTTATAAGAGCACCTATGTGCAGCGCAACGGGTTGCTGCTCGACGATTCGGAAAACATCAACTTGGCGCTGGGAGATGCGATCACTACGTCGGGAGGTTATAACAGATGGCGCGTGGCAGGTGGCTTTTTCCGTCTGAACTATGCGTTCAAGGATCGCTATCTGTTGGAAGTGAATGGACGCTATGACGGTTCTTCCAAATTCCCGACCGATCAGCAATGGGCGTTCTTCCCTTCTGTCTCCGGTGGATGGCGCGTGTCGGAAGAGGCGTTCTGGAAGGTGAACCCGGATTTGTTCTCCAATCTGAAAATACGTGCTTCATACGGTTCGTTAGGGAATGGTAATGTTTCTCCCTATAGCTTCCTCGAGTTGTTGAGCATCAGCACTTCCGGTCGTGTCCTGAACGGTTTGAAGAACAAGTATACGAGTGCTCCTGCCGTCATGCCTGACGGACTGACCTGGGAAACGGCAACGACGACCGATGTCGGACTGGACTTCGGCATGTTGAACAACCGCTTGCAATTTAACGGTGACTATTACATCCGTAAGACAACGGATATGTACACGGTCGGCGAAACGCTTCCCGATGTGTTCGGCGCCTCTTCTCCCAAAGGCAACTATGCCGACATGACGACCAAGGGATGGGAAATCACGCTGACTTGGCGCGACCAGTTCACATTGGCGGAGAAACCGTTCAACTACGAGATCCGTGGTACGCTGTCCGACTATATCTCGACCATCGACCGCTATAACAACCAGACAGGTAACCTGGATGACTACTATGCCGGCAAGCGTGTAGGTGAAATCTGGGGATATGTGACTGAAGGGCTGTTCAAGGATCAGGCTGATATTGACAGCCATGCCGACCAGACACTGATCCAGTCTTCATCCAAGCGCATCACCTATCCGGGAGATGTGAAGATCAAGGACCTGAACGGTGACCATGTGATCGACTACGGCAATAATACCGTGGACGACCACGGTGACAAGACCGTGATCGGAAATGCGTTGCCTCGCTATGCGTATAGCATCAACCTTTCCGGTGACTGGAACAACTTCTTCCTTTCCGCCTTCTTCCAGGGGGTGGGTAAACAGGATTGGTATCCCAGTTCGGAATGTATTTTCTGGGGACAGTATAACCGCCCGTATAACAACATGCCTACTTGGCATCAGGGCAATTATTGGACAGAAGACAATACGGATGCTTATCTGCCCCGTTATGCCGGCTATAATGCTTCCCTGAAGTCTACACCGCAGACCCGCTACTTGCAGAATGTCGCTTATATCCGTCTGAAGAACCTGCAATTCGGCTACACCTTGCCACAGCCGATCGTTTCGAAAGCCAAATTGCAGAATGTACGGGTTTATATTTCGGCCGAGAATCTCTGGTGCTGGTCCCCGCTCTACAAGCATACGCGTGACCTCGACGTGACGAACATCTACGGTTCCGATCCCGACCTGACGGATGCCGATATGTCGTCCGGACTGAACGGGAACCGTGGTAGCGGTGACGGGAACAGCTATCCGCAGATGAAGAGTGTGAGTTTAGGTTTATCAGTAACATTTTAA
- a CDS encoding endonuclease/exonuclease/phosphatase family protein, producing MKKTISVFVSVLLLAALLQSWAMKESHPATGGKSELNVATFNLRMDTEKDGVNAWPNRKEMVKGLIRFHDFDIFGTQEGFKHMLDGVAELDGYAYIGAGRDDGEDAGEHSAIFYKTSRFDLLDKGNFWFSETPDVPGKGWDATCCNRICSWGKFRDKESGKVFYFFNSHYDHQGKVARRESSKLLIARIKQIAGTDATVFATGDFNAVPTDEPMVTLASDGLLLDSYDLSEQPRYGTEGTYNSFKTDSEMMNRIDYIWVTKGTKVKKYAVLNDMQYGRFPSDHFPVMIQVTF from the coding sequence ATGAAAAAGACAATAAGTGTATTTGTTTCGGTCCTCCTGCTGGCAGCTTTGCTCCAGTCATGGGCCATGAAAGAATCCCATCCGGCCACTGGTGGGAAGAGCGAACTGAACGTGGCGACTTTCAACCTCCGTATGGACACGGAGAAGGATGGCGTGAATGCCTGGCCGAACCGCAAAGAGATGGTGAAAGGACTGATCCGCTTTCACGATTTCGATATCTTCGGGACACAGGAAGGGTTCAAGCACATGTTGGACGGGGTTGCCGAGTTGGATGGGTATGCCTATATCGGTGCTGGGCGCGATGACGGCGAGGATGCGGGCGAACATTCCGCTATCTTCTATAAGACCAGTCGTTTTGATTTGTTAGACAAGGGGAATTTCTGGTTTTCCGAAACACCGGATGTTCCGGGCAAGGGCTGGGATGCTACTTGCTGCAACCGTATTTGTTCCTGGGGTAAGTTTCGCGATAAGGAGAGTGGCAAGGTGTTCTATTTTTTCAATTCCCATTACGACCATCAGGGGAAGGTGGCACGCCGGGAATCCTCCAAACTGCTGATCGCTCGTATCAAGCAGATTGCCGGAACGGATGCGACGGTCTTTGCGACGGGAGACTTCAATGCCGTTCCGACCGATGAACCGATGGTGACGCTAGCATCCGACGGTCTGTTGCTGGACTCGTATGACCTGAGCGAGCAGCCGCGTTATGGTACGGAAGGTACTTACAACAGCTTCAAGACGGATTCCGAGATGATGAACCGCATCGATTATATCTGGGTGACGAAGGGGACGAAGGTGAAAAAGTATGCTGTTCTCAACGATATGCAGTACGGTCGTTTCCCGTCGGATCATTTTCCCGTGATGATACAAGTCACGTTTTAA